The sequence below is a genomic window from Halomonas halophila.
CGCGAACGCCGGAGAGTTCGGGGTCATCGATCTCCAGGCAGCGCGGATCGATGCCACGGCCGATCAGCTTGTTGCGCAGCATGTCGAGCATCTGGCGCAGCTGGAAATCGACCTCGGCCTCGAGGGTGACGGTCTCGCCCTCGAGCGCGAAGGAGGCCGTCACGCCCTTGAAGTCGAAGCGGCTCTGCAGCTCGCGGTTGGCCTGGTCGACGGCGTTGCTCGCCTCGTGCTTGTCGAACTCGGAGACGATATCGAAGGAGGGCATGGCGGATTCCCGATGATGAACGATGGCGCCATTCTAAGCGCGACGGGCCACGGCGCCTAGCCGGCTGCACCTAGCCGGCCACACCTAGCCGGCCGCACCTAGCCGGCCTGGGCCTCGGGGCCGGCGAACAGCGCCTTGCTCATCCGCCAGGCCGCACAGCCGTCCTCGTAATAGTCGGCCATCCAGTCGCTCGGTACGAAGCCCGAGCCCCGATAGAGCGTCAGCGCCGCCTGATTGTCGACGCGCACCTCGAGCACCAGCCAGTCGCAGCCCTGCTCCCAGGCCATGCCCTCGAGCCGCTCGAGCATGCGGCGCCCCAGGCCGCCGCCGCGGGCCTGGGGATGCACGCAGAACGAATAGAGCCGGGTCTGCTCGCTGCCCAGGCGAAACAGCAGGGTGCCGTAGCCGAGCAGCGCGCCGTCCTCGTCCACGGCCAAAAGCGTCAGGGCATGGGCCCGGTTGAGCAGGTGCCAGAGCTGACGACGCGTGAAGCGGTCGCCGCTGAAGGCCAGTTGCTCGAGGGCGTAGAGCGCGTCGAGATCGCGAGCGGTCGCGGTACGCAGGATCGCAGACATGACAGGGCTTCCAGGGTCACTCCCTGCGGATTCTGACGTCGTCGGATGACGCTGTCTTTGGCGACAGCGATGAAATCTTTTCAGTCTGCGACCGCACCATGCCGCACTCGACTCATCCCTCTGTGGCCGGCGGCTGACGCCGCTCGCCGCCTGGGGTAGGCTGCCTGCCCGACCCACGACACGAACAGGAGCCGAGATGAGCGAACGTGACGAGCGCCACCGCAAGGCCATGCAGACCCTCAAGTCCCGCGTCGACGAGAAGGTCGCCGCCGCCGACGAACGCCGCGGCCAGCTGCTGGTGTTCACCGGCAACGGCAAGGGCAAGACCACCGCCGCCTGGGGCACCGTCACTCGCGCGCTGGGCTACGGCTATCGCGTCGGCGTGGTGCAGTTCATCAAGGGCCAGTGGGAATGCGGCGAACGCAACCGGCTCGAGGACGATCACCACCTCGAGGTGGCGATCATGGCCACCGGGTTCACCTGGGAGACCCAGAACCGCGAGAGCGATACCCAGGCCTGCCGCGAGGTATGGGCCGAGGCGACGCGAATGCTCGCCGATCCCGAGGTCTACCTGGTGGTGCTCGACGAGATCACCTACATGCTCAAGTTCGGCTACCTGGACATTGCCACGGTCAGGCAGGCACTGGAGAACCGTCCCGTCGAGCAGACGGTGATCGTCACCGGGCGCAACGCCCACCGCGAGCTTCAGGCCATGGCCGACACCATCACCGAGATGACGGAGGTGCGCCACGCCTTCAATGCGGGCCTGGAGGCACGACGCGGCATCGATTACTGACCGCACCGGACGCCGTGCCGGCGTCGATCGACGCGTGTGCACTGGCCAGGGCCTGCCTCAGCTCCAGATCGTGCCCACCGGCGTCTCGGGACTGTAGTGGTGGGCGATCTGCGCCTGCAGCAGCTCCGCGGTGGCCAGCGCATCCGTCAGCGCATGGTGGCCCTGGTAGGGTGGCAACCCGTAGCGAGCGCGGCTGTCAAACAGGCGGATGGAGGCCGGCGGCCGCCCGATCCAGCGCTTGAAGCGTGCCACCAGCGACTGGCGGTGGATGCGCGCCTCGAGCGACATGGTGTCGATCATCGGGTAGACCACGCCCTCCCCCAGCCGCGCCTTGACGGCCACGTCAAGGAAGGGGCGCTCGATGTGCCGGTAGTGCACCACCGCCAGCCGACCGGCCAGGGCATCGAGCAGGTCCTCCAGGATGTCGCCCAGCTCCGGGGCGTTGGCGATGTCGGCATGGGTGATGTGGTGAAAGGTCACCGACTCGGCGTTCAGCGTACGCCGCGGGCGCACGATCCAGTAACGACGCTCGGTGACGGCGATACGCCCCAGGGTGAAAGGCACCAGGCCGATGCTGACGATGGAGTTGCGCCGGGCATCGAGCCCGGTGGTCTCCATGTCCAGCGCCACCAGCGGGGCTTCGCCGATCGGCGTCTCCGGCGCCGGGGCCCCGGCGGTGAAGAAGCGCGACAGTCGCGGGTCCTGGGCGGCCGCGGCGCGATGCGCCAGGTAGCTCGTCCAGTCGGGTATCTGGGTCCTGCGTCGCATCAGCATCCGGGCACCTCGCTCATTTGGCCCGCGAGGGCATCGGGTAGCGGAACTTGAGGAACTTCTGGGCGTGGCTCAACGCCTGGAAGGCATCCTTGAGGTGATGACGCTCGCTGCTCGAGACGTTCTCCGGCTCGATGTTGTTGTCCGGCGTCTGGTCGTGCTGGATATCGATCACCTGGTGGCGGATTCGCGACATCGACAGAAACTCCAGGGCGTAGCGCAGGCGATCGCTGACCCCCGGGGCCAGCAGCTGGGTGCGATCGATGTCGTCGAGCCGGTCGAAGCTGTTCTGGGCGCTGGAGCCGCAGGCCAGGGCATGCACCCGGATCAGGTCGACCATCGGCGCGGTGCCGCGGCGCTTCAGGTTGATCGAGTTGTTGTGCTTGCCGTCCTTCTCCATCACGAAGGTGCGGAAGAAACCCAGCGGCGGGGTGCGGTTCAGGGCGTTGCGGGCCATCGCCGCCAGGAAGCGCGGATGCCGCGCGGCCTGGTAGGCCACCAGGTCCTGGAGCTGCTCCACCAGCACGTTCTCCCCGTAGACGGCGTCGAGATCGAAGAAGATCGAGCTATGCAGCAGCCGCTCGGGATTGGGCTGCTCGATCCACTCGGTGAAGTAGCGCTTCCACACCGACAGGGGCTGCCGCCAGCTCGGGTTGGTGGCCATGATGTCGCCCTTGCAGTAGGGGTAGCCGCAGGCATCCAGGCCATCGCTGACGAACTGCGCCAGCTCGAGGAAGTAGGCGTCGTGCTGCTCGGGATCGAAATCGTCGGACAGCACCAGGGCATTGTCCTGGTCGGTGGCGATCGACTGCTCGTTGCGCGCCATGGAGCCCATCGCCATGAAGCAGTAGGGCACCGGCGGCGGCCCCAGGCGCTCCTCGCCCAGCTCCAGCAGGCGGCGGGTGAAGCTGCGCCCGATGGTCGACAGGGCGCTGCCCACCATGCGCGAGTCGGCGCCCTCCTCGACCATGCGCACGAAGGCCGCACTGACGTCCGGCGCCAGCCGTGCCAGGCCCTCGGCGTTGGGCTGGTGGAAGATGTTGCTGACCAGGTACAGGCTGCTCTGGGTCTCGTAGCGAATGATGTCCGAGAGGTGCACGATGCCCACCGGGCGGCGGCGATACATCACCGGCAGGTGGTGAATGTTGTAGCGCAGCATGACCAGCATCGCCTCCTGCACCGACTCGTCGGACTGCACGGCGATGACGTTGCCGGCCACCACCTCGCCGACCGGCGTCTCCGGCGACAGGCCTTCCGCCACCACCCGGGTGCGGAAGTCGCTGTCGGTGAGGATGCCGCGCAGCTGCCAGGCGCGCTCCTCGCTGTCGCGGAAGGTGTAGCGCGGATTGTCCTCTTCGCCGGGGTCGTCGAGCACCAGCACCGCCGAGGCCTGGAAGTCGGTGATCTGACGGGCGGCCTCCTGGACGGTGGTCGAGGCCTCGACCATCAGCGGGTAGCGCGTGACCAGCTTGCGCACCCGGGTGATCATCATGTCGTTGTTCTTCTTCTGCTCCTCGACCACGCTCTCGAGCCGCGGGCGCTGCAGCTCGACGAAGTCGGCGAAGTCGTCGTCAGCCTGACAGAGATGCTGGAAGACCGTCTCGGGAATGAAGTAGATCAGCGAGTCTTCCATGGCCCGCACGGGATAGCGGACCCGGTTGTTCCGCAGCAGGCTGAACTGGCCGAAGATCTCGCCCTCGCCCCGGCGGTTGTAGAGCTCCCCGCCGCGACGATAGACCTCCACCGCGCCGCTGCGGATGTAGCACAGCTCGTGGAGCTCCTGGTCGAGCGTCAGGATATCGGTGTCGGCCTTGAAGTAGGCCACCTGGACGTTGCTCGCCACCTCGTCGAGCAGTTCGTCGGACAGCGTCTCGAAGGGCGGAAAACGCCCGAGATGCTGGCGAATTTCCAGCAGTTCCACATCCATGGCCCAGTGCCTACCCGGTCGTTGAGGATAGGCCAAGTCTGAAAGGCGCCGAGGACGGTGTAAAGAGCTTGTATCACGGGGGCCGGAACGCGGAAAGGCCGCCCCGAGGGGCGGCCTTTCATCGCACAGGGATCTCGCGGGATGACGGGATCAGGAAGCGGACTCGCCGCTGCCCTGGGCCATGCCCTGGACGCGCTGCATCAGCTCGGGATCCTGCTGGATCGCCTGGCCGATGGCGTTGAAGGTCTCCACTTCGAGGCCGCTGTTCTGGACCGCCTCGACCATCTGGTCGTTGGCTTCCTGACGGACCTGCTGCTGGGCCTCTTCACCCTCGGCGTTCTGCAGCTGCTGGGTGTAATCCTGAGAGATCACCGCGATTTCCTCGGAGGCATCGGCGAACTTCTGCAGCTGGGCGTCGGAGAAGTTCTGGGTCGCGGCCTGCGCCTCGGCCGGGGCCTGGCCCTGGCTGGCGGTGGCATCGGCACTGTCCTGTGCATACGCCATGGAGCTCATCATGCCGGCACTGAGCAGGGCGGCGGAAAACAGGGCGGTGATACGTTGCATAGATACCTCCGAAAACATTGTCTTGCATGCGTGGGGTGCCCTCCTGTGACGAGCCACGTCGACAAGGGTTCACCACCATCGTGTAACAGTTTGAAAAGACGACGCTCCCGGTCGGGAGCGTCGTCGGTGGTGGCACGCGTCGTCGCCTAGCCGTAGGCGAGATTCGGCAGCCAGGTGACCAGCGCCGGGAACAGGATCACCAGGATCAGCCCCAGGGCCTGGATGCCCAGGAATGGGAAGGACGAACGGAAGATCTGCCCCATGGTGATGTGCGGCGGGCACACCCCCTTGATGTAGAACAGTGCGTAGCCGAACGGCGGACTGAGGAAGGACATCTGCATGTTCACGAGGTAGATGACCCCGAACCACAGCGACACGTCGGCGGGCGACACGCCGGGCAGCCCGAATACCCCGTCGAAGCTCATCGACTGGATCAGCGGCACGAAGATCGGCACCGCCAGCAGCAGGATGCCCACCCAGTCGAGGAACATGCCCAGCGCCACCAGCAGCACCATCATCAGCGCCAGCACCGCGTAGGGGCCGAGCCCCGCGCCGGAGATCAGCTCCTGCACGAAGGTCTGGCCGCCCTGGAGGATGTAGAAGCCGACGAAGATGCTGGCGCCGAAGATGATCCACATCACCATCGCCGAGGCGACCAGGGTGGTCATGCAGGCGGCGTGCAGGTTGGGCCAGGTCAGGCGCTTGTGCAGCGCCGCCACGACCAGGGCGCCGAAGGTCCCGATACCGGCCGCCTCCACCGGCGTGGCGATGCCGGTGAAGATGATGCCCAGCACCAGCACCACCAGCACGATGGGGGCCAGCATGTTGCGCAGCAGGCGCAGCTTCTCCTTCATGTCGACCCGGTCCTCCACCGGCATCGGCGGCGCCATCTTGATGTTCAGGGTGCCGCGCATCCAGCAGTAGAAGCCGTACATGAAGGCCAGCAGCAGGCCGGGAATCAGCGAACCGAGGTAGAGTTCACCCACCGACTGCTGGGCGATGACGCCGTAGATGATCGCCAGGATCGACGGCGGAATCAGGATGCCCAGGGTGCCGCCGGCCATGATCGAACCGATGGCGATCTCCGGGTCGTAGTGACGCTTGAGCATCGCCGGCAGGGCGATCAGGCCCATGGTCACCACCGCGGCGCCGATCACGCCGACCATGGCGGCGAGCAGCGTGGAAGCGATGACGGTGGCGATGGCCAGGCCCGCCTTCAGGCCGCCCATCCACTTGTAGACGACGTCGAACAGCTCCTCGATGATCCCCGCCTTCTCCAGCACCGAGGCCATGAAGATGAACAGCGGAATGGCCGACAGCTGGTAGTTGGTCATCATCGGGAAGATGCGCGACGGCATCAGGTTGAGCATGTGCTGATCGCCCACCAGGTAGAGGAAGGCCACCCCCAGGCCGCCGGTGACGAAGGCCAGCGGCAGGCCCGCCACCAGCACCACCATCAGGGTGCCGAACATCACCAGGGTCAGACCGCCGATGCCCAGGCCGCTGAGGCTGTTCTCGAGGCTGCCGGCCAGGCTCTGGTAGTCGGTGGTGGCGATGTTGACCATCTCGAACAGCACCCACGCCCCGAGGACGATGCCCAGCGCGATCAGCAGGGTCGAGAAGGTATGGCTGCCGCCATGCGCCCGTCGATGGTGGCGGAAGGCCTGGACGTCACGGATCAGCTGGGCGATGCCCTGGAGCAGCAGCAGCAGCGCCCCGAAGAACAACATGAACTTCACCGGGTAGAACTGGATCGCCCACTCGGTGAAGGACGTCTCGTTGGCATAGCTGGCGCCGAAGAAGAAGCGATCACTCACCGACTGGGAGAAGAACTTCCAGCCGGTCACCAGCAGCGCGATGGTGAAGATGAAGAAGGACACCGAGGTCAGCAGGTCCAGCGCCGCCTTGTTCACCGGCCGGGCACGCTGGTAGAGGATATCGACGCGCACGTGCCCGCCCTCGCGCAGGGCGAAGGCCCCGGCGATCAGGTACTGCATGCCGAACATCAGGGTCATCGACTCGTGGGCCCAGTTGGTCGGCGAATTGAAGGCATAGCGCATCAGCACTTCGTAGGCGAACACGAAGGGGGCGATCAGCGCCCAGTAGGCCACGTAGCGGCCGAAGAAACCGGAGATGCGGTCGACCAGGGCGGTGAAGAGGTTGCCCGGGGGATGGTAGCGCGCCACCGGCGCCTCGCCGGGGACCTCGCCGGTGTCGCCGCCGCTGATGGTGCCGCCGCGCCGGAAACTGCGGTCGACGAGCCACATCACCAGCAGCGGCAGGAAGAACAGTGCCGACCAGTAGAGCCAGTGCGGCAGAACGAAATTGATCTCGAGATTCATGAAAACTCCTCCGCGATACCATCGCTTCCCGGCGATGGCGACGGATCATCTAGCCGACGGGATGCAGGGTTGAGGGCATGGCGCCCATGCAAACCGGGGCTGCGGCGCTCGGCCCACAGCCCCCGGATGAAGCAAGCAGAGGGATCAGACGTTGAGTTCGAAGTCCTTGATGTCGTCCTCGGTGATCAGCGCCACCGCCGGATCCATCATGGTCCTCAGGTGGGCCCGGAACATGCGCGCGGCGTCAGGGTCCTTGTTGGCCCACTTGAACCACAGCGGGATGGCGACCTCGCGGAAGCGGACGGCGTCCTCCTCGGAGAGGTGGATGATCTCGACGCCCTTCTCGCGGTACTTGGGCCAGGCCTCGGCGTTGGCCTTCTGGATCGCCGCGTAGTGCTCGCGGGAATAGCCCGCCACCAGGTCGTGCATCAGGTCCTGCACCTGGGGCGACATGCGTTCAAAGACACGGCGATTGACCGAGATGTCCATCAGGTCGACCGCCTGGTGCAGGCAGGGCGTGGAGGGCGGGCCCATGATGATGTAGTCGGCCACCTGCCAGAAACCGAGCTCGTAGTTGACCGCCGCCCCGGTGAAGTCGGCGGCATCGATGGTGCCTTTCTCCAGCGCCGGATAGACCTCGGAACCGGGCAGCAGCGTGGTACGTGCGCCCATCTCGGCGAAGGTCTCGGCGACGATGCCGCCGGGCATGCGGATCTTGACCCCGTCGAAGTCGTCGAAGCTTCTCAGCGGCACCTTGGAGTGGATCAGGTTGAGGTCGTGGTGAACGTAGCCCAGCAGCTCCTGGCCCTGCTTGCGATAGAGTTCCTTGGCGATGCCGAAGCCGCCGTAGGCGCCGAACATCATGTCCCACTGGTGGGGCAGCGACAGCCCCATGGGGAAGGCAGTGAGGAAGACGCCGGCCGGCATCTTGCCGGGCCAGTAGACGGTGAACCAGTTCTGACCGTCGAGCACGCCGTTGCGCACCGCATCGGCGACCTCGAAGGCCCCGGCCACGGCACCGGCGGGGAAAGGCTCGATGCTGACCTCGCCACTGGTGGCCTCGATCACACCGTTGGCCCAGGCCTCGAAGGTGCGGTAGCCCACGGTCCCCGGCTGCCAGGAGGACTGCATGCGGATGCGAATGCCCTGCTGAGCCTGGACATTGCCGATCCAGGGGGCCGCCACGGCCGCGGCGGAGCCGATCGCGGCGGCCTTCAGGAAGTTACGACGATTGCCGGCACCGCTGCCCGATGTCGCGACGCTAGCGGACGAAGTGCGCTTGGGCTGCTGGTCGTCTTGCATGGCGAAGACTCCTCGTTGGTGTTGCGTCCGTCTCGCACGGCGCGAGAACGGAGGGCTTGTTGTTGTTTCTTCTGGCTTCACCCCATGCCGCCGGCGCCCGAGGGACGCCGACGGCATGGGCAACACGATCCATGTCTCTGGAAATACCTTCCGCATCAAAACGTAGTGTCCCCGTAGACCCCGGCCAACAGCGACTTTCAACGTACATCGCTCAACGATACGCACCGATAACGAAGTAACATGCTGTTATATATAAAAATTCAGACTCTGGGGCGGCGCAGGCGAAAAAACGTCCCTACGACTATTGAACGAGTGATGGGAGGCCACGAGGGGAGAGAGGACGGGGGAAGTCGGAACGATAAAGACGACGGCCATCGCCGGGGAGGCGATGGCCGTGCAAGGCCGCTCGGGCGGCCTCAAGCGCGAACCGGAAGGCTAGCGCGAGAACACCACCGTGCGGCGGCCGTGCGGGAACACCCGACGCGCCACGTGGGCATCGACGGCGCGGGCGACAGGCATCAGGGGCACTCGATCTGGCGCCCCCGCCCTTGGCTTTCCTAGCGCGAGAACACCACCGTGCGGCGGCCGTGCAGGAACACCCGACGTGCCACGTGGGCATCGACGGCGCGCGCCAGGGTCATGCACTCGATGTCACGGCCCTTGGCCACCAGATCCTCGGGATCGTCGGCGTGGCCAACCGGCTCCACGCCCTGAGTGATGATCGGCCCCTCGTCCAGATCGTCGTTGATGTAGTGCGCGGTGGCACCGACCAGCTTGACGCCCTTCTCGAAGGCCTGGTGATAGGGCTTGGCACCCTTGAAGCCCGGCAGCAGCGAGTGATGGATGTTGATCGCGCGGCCGGAGAGCTTCTCGCACATGTCGCTGGAGAGCACCTGCATGTAGCGGGCCAGGATCACCAGCTCGGCGCCGGTCTCCTCGACCACCTCCCACACCCGGGCCTCCTGCTCGGCCTTGGTCTCGGCGGTGATCGGGAAGTGGTAGTACGGCAGCCCGTGCCAGTCGGCCAGCGGCTGGAGATCCGGGTGGTTGGAGACCACCGCGCGAATCTCGATCGGCAGCTGGCCGGTACGATAGCGATACAGCAGGTCGTTCAGGCAGTGATCCGCCTTGGAGACCATGATCACCACCGGCATCCGCGCATCCGGGGCGGTCAGCTCGAAGGCCATCTCGAACTCGGCGGCCCGGGCGGCGAAGGCGGCCTGGAAGGCCTCGGCATCGAAGTCGGGCTCCAGCGGGCGGAACTCGGTGCGGATGAAGAAGCGCTCGCCGTGATGGTCGTCGAAGGACTGCTGCTCGGTGATGTAGCAGCGGCTCTCCTTCAGGAAGCGGGTCACCACGTCGACGGTGCCCAGGCGGCTGGGGCACTGGGCGGTGAGAATCCAGGTATCGGCGCTACGGCTCATGGAAGGTCTCCTGACGTAAGCAGGCCGGGGCGAGCCCCGGCCTGATCTGGTACCACGGCTGAATGACGGTCGCGCTCAGCGCTCGACGCCGATAGCGTACTCGTCACCGGCATCCAGCAGCCAGCGATAGGTATAGTCGGCGAAGCTGCGGCGCACCACCAGCTCCCAGCGCTCCTCGCTCGGACGGCGAAGGACCACGGTGGTCTTGGCGAAGATGGTGGTCACGCCCTTGCCGACCGGGAAGTGGCTCGGATGGACGTCGTAGACCACCGACTTCATCAGCACCTCTCGGGCGGCCTCACCCTCGAGCTCGACCAGGGTCTGGCCGCCGCTGACGTTGCTGATCGCGAAGTGGGCGTCGCCCAGCGCCGCACGCAGGCGGTTTTCCAGCTCGAACTCCTCGCCGCCGGGCACGATGACCAGCCACTCGTCCGGGGAGATCCACTGGATCGAACGCTTGCCCTCGTCGTCATGGACCAGGCCCTGGGGCTCGCCAGGCAGGGAGACGCCGAGCACCCCACGCACCGCGCCGTCGAGCACCACGGCGCCGCCGCGCAGCACCAGGTGCCCCAGGAAGGGCTTCTCGCGCAGCACCACCTGGCTCTTGGCGGTGGGGGCCGGAGCCCCCGAACGACGATAGCTGTAGGCGAGCGGCGATTCGACCGGGATCTTGGCCTCGGTATTGGTATCGAAGGTGGCAACGTTAGACATTCTGACGCTCTCCCTTGGGATCGAGGAAGATGGGGCTGACGATCTCGGCCTCATGGACCTGGCCGTCGGCCATGGGCAGATAGACGGTCTCGCCCATCTTCTTGTGACCGCCCTTGACCACGCCCAGGGCGAAGCCTGATTCCAGGGTCGGGCTGTAGTAGCTGGAGGTCACGTGACCTTCCATCGGCATCGGGATCGAATGGTTCGGGTCGAGCACGATCTGCGCGCCCTCCTCCAGCACCACCTTCGGATCCTTCGGCTTGAGGCCGACCATCTGCTTGCGGTTCTCGCGCGAGGTGTCCGGACGCGTCAGGGCACGCTTGCCGATCCAGGAGAACGGCTTGTCGTAGCCGATCGCCCAGTGCATGCCGAGGTCTTCCGGGGTCACCGAGCCGTCGGTGTCCTGACCGGCGATGATGAAGCCCTTCTCGGCGCGCAACACGTGCATGGTCTCGGTGCCGTACGGCGTCAGACCGTACTTGTCGCCATGGGCGAACAGCGTCTCCCAGACGTGCAGGGCGTAGTTGGCCTGGACGTTGATCTCGTAGGCCAGTTCACCGGTGAAGGAGATACGGAAGATGCGCGCCGGCACGCCCGCGACCTTGCCTTCCTTCCAGTCCATGAACTTGAAGCTGTCCTTGTCGAGATCGACCTCGGTGGTGACCTCTTCCATCAGCTTGCGCGCTTCCGGACCGGTGATGGTCATGGTCGCCCAGTGATCGGTCACGGAGTTGAAGTAGACGTCCAGTTCCGGCCACTCGGTCTGGTGCCAGACTTCCAGCCACTCGAGCACGGTGGCGGCGCCGCCGGTGCTGGTGGTCATCAGGAAGTGGTTGTCGCCGAGGCAGCTGGTGGTGCCGTCGTCGAACACCATGCCGTCGTCCTTGCACATCAGGCCGTAGCGGACGCGGCCGGGGGCCAGCTTGGCCCACTTGTTGGTGTAGACGCGACCCAGGAACTCGCGCGCGTCCGGGCCCTGGATG
It includes:
- a CDS encoding TRAP transporter large permease subunit; the encoded protein is MNLEINFVLPHWLYWSALFFLPLLVMWLVDRSFRRGGTISGGDTGEVPGEAPVARYHPPGNLFTALVDRISGFFGRYVAYWALIAPFVFAYEVLMRYAFNSPTNWAHESMTLMFGMQYLIAGAFALREGGHVRVDILYQRARPVNKAALDLLTSVSFFIFTIALLVTGWKFFSQSVSDRFFFGASYANETSFTEWAIQFYPVKFMLFFGALLLLLQGIAQLIRDVQAFRHHRRAHGGSHTFSTLLIALGIVLGAWVLFEMVNIATTDYQSLAGSLENSLSGLGIGGLTLVMFGTLMVVLVAGLPLAFVTGGLGVAFLYLVGDQHMLNLMPSRIFPMMTNYQLSAIPLFIFMASVLEKAGIIEELFDVVYKWMGGLKAGLAIATVIASTLLAAMVGVIGAAVVTMGLIALPAMLKRHYDPEIAIGSIMAGGTLGILIPPSILAIIYGVIAQQSVGELYLGSLIPGLLLAFMYGFYCWMRGTLNIKMAPPMPVEDRVDMKEKLRLLRNMLAPIVLVVLVLGIIFTGIATPVEAAGIGTFGALVVAALHKRLTWPNLHAACMTTLVASAMVMWIIFGASIFVGFYILQGGQTFVQELISGAGLGPYAVLALMMVLLVALGMFLDWVGILLLAVPIFVPLIQSMSFDGVFGLPGVSPADVSLWFGVIYLVNMQMSFLSPPFGYALFYIKGVCPPHITMGQIFRSSFPFLGIQALGLILVILFPALVTWLPNLAYG
- a CDS encoding DUF294 nucleotidyltransferase-like domain-containing protein, with product MDVELLEIRQHLGRFPPFETLSDELLDEVASNVQVAYFKADTDILTLDQELHELCYIRSGAVEVYRRGGELYNRRGEGEIFGQFSLLRNNRVRYPVRAMEDSLIYFIPETVFQHLCQADDDFADFVELQRPRLESVVEEQKKNNDMMITRVRKLVTRYPLMVEASTTVQEAARQITDFQASAVLVLDDPGEEDNPRYTFRDSEERAWQLRGILTDSDFRTRVVAEGLSPETPVGEVVAGNVIAVQSDESVQEAMLVMLRYNIHHLPVMYRRRPVGIVHLSDIIRYETQSSLYLVSNIFHQPNAEGLARLAPDVSAAFVRMVEEGADSRMVGSALSTIGRSFTRRLLELGEERLGPPPVPYCFMAMGSMARNEQSIATDQDNALVLSDDFDPEQHDAYFLELAQFVSDGLDACGYPYCKGDIMATNPSWRQPLSVWKRYFTEWIEQPNPERLLHSSIFFDLDAVYGENVLVEQLQDLVAYQAARHPRFLAAMARNALNRTPPLGFFRTFVMEKDGKHNNSINLKRRGTAPMVDLIRVHALACGSSAQNSFDRLDDIDRTQLLAPGVSDRLRYALEFLSMSRIRHQVIDIQHDQTPDNNIEPENVSSSERHHLKDAFQALSHAQKFLKFRYPMPSRAK
- a CDS encoding 3'-5' exonuclease yields the protein MLMRRRTQIPDWTSYLAHRAAAAQDPRLSRFFTAGAPAPETPIGEAPLVALDMETTGLDARRNSIVSIGLVPFTLGRIAVTERRYWIVRPRRTLNAESVTFHHITHADIANAPELGDILEDLLDALAGRLAVVHYRHIERPFLDVAVKARLGEGVVYPMIDTMSLEARIHRQSLVARFKRWIGRPPASIRLFDSRARYGLPPYQGHHALTDALATAELLQAQIAHHYSPETPVGTIWS
- a CDS encoding GNAT family N-acetyltransferase encodes the protein MSAILRTATARDLDALYALEQLAFSGDRFTRRQLWHLLNRAHALTLLAVDEDGALLGYGTLLFRLGSEQTRLYSFCVHPQARGGGLGRRMLERLEGMAWEQGCDWLVLEVRVDNQAALTLYRGSGFVPSDWMADYYEDGCAAWRMSKALFAGPEAQAG
- the dctP gene encoding TRAP transporter substrate-binding protein DctP translates to MQDDQQPKRTSSASVATSGSGAGNRRNFLKAAAIGSAAAVAAPWIGNVQAQQGIRIRMQSSWQPGTVGYRTFEAWANGVIEATSGEVSIEPFPAGAVAGAFEVADAVRNGVLDGQNWFTVYWPGKMPAGVFLTAFPMGLSLPHQWDMMFGAYGGFGIAKELYRKQGQELLGYVHHDLNLIHSKVPLRSFDDFDGVKIRMPGGIVAETFAEMGARTTLLPGSEVYPALEKGTIDAADFTGAAVNYELGFWQVADYIIMGPPSTPCLHQAVDLMDISVNRRVFERMSPQVQDLMHDLVAGYSREHYAAIQKANAEAWPKYREKGVEIIHLSEEDAVRFREVAIPLWFKWANKDPDAARMFRAHLRTMMDPAVALITEDDIKDFELNV
- the cobO gene encoding cob(I)yrinic acid a,c-diamide adenosyltransferase; protein product: MSERDERHRKAMQTLKSRVDEKVAAADERRGQLLVFTGNGKGKTTAAWGTVTRALGYGYRVGVVQFIKGQWECGERNRLEDDHHLEVAIMATGFTWETQNRESDTQACREVWAEATRMLADPEVYLVVLDEITYMLKFGYLDIATVRQALENRPVEQTVIVTGRNAHRELQAMADTITEMTEVRHAFNAGLEARRGIDY
- a CDS encoding YajQ family cyclic di-GMP-binding protein translates to MPSFDIVSEFDKHEASNAVDQANRELQSRFDFKGVTASFALEGETVTLEAEVDFQLRQMLDMLRNKLIGRGIDPRCLEIDDPELSGVRARQAVRLKQGLEQKEAKDIVKRIKDTKLKVQAQIQGEKVRVTGKKRDDLQQVMALLKGEDGPDLALQFDNFRD
- a CDS encoding DUF4168 domain-containing protein codes for the protein MQRITALFSAALLSAGMMSSMAYAQDSADATASQGQAPAEAQAATQNFSDAQLQKFADASEEIAVISQDYTQQLQNAEGEEAQQQVRQEANDQMVEAVQNSGLEVETFNAIGQAIQQDPELMQRVQGMAQGSGESAS
- the purU gene encoding formyltetrahydrofolate deformylase; amino-acid sequence: MSRSADTWILTAQCPSRLGTVDVVTRFLKESRCYITEQQSFDDHHGERFFIRTEFRPLEPDFDAEAFQAAFAARAAEFEMAFELTAPDARMPVVIMVSKADHCLNDLLYRYRTGQLPIEIRAVVSNHPDLQPLADWHGLPYYHFPITAETKAEQEARVWEVVEETGAELVILARYMQVLSSDMCEKLSGRAINIHHSLLPGFKGAKPYHQAFEKGVKLVGATAHYINDDLDEGPIITQGVEPVGHADDPEDLVAKGRDIECMTLARAVDAHVARRVFLHGRRTVVFSR
- a CDS encoding sarcosine oxidase subunit gamma, producing MSNVATFDTNTEAKIPVESPLAYSYRRSGAPAPTAKSQVVLREKPFLGHLVLRGGAVVLDGAVRGVLGVSLPGEPQGLVHDDEGKRSIQWISPDEWLVIVPGGEEFELENRLRAALGDAHFAISNVSGGQTLVELEGEAAREVLMKSVVYDVHPSHFPVGKGVTTIFAKTTVVLRRPSEERWELVVRRSFADYTYRWLLDAGDEYAIGVER